Below is a genomic region from Candidatus Zixiibacteriota bacterium.
ACATATCGAAGCTAACTACGGGTAAAGCCTATATATCATTCTCGGAAAAGGTATAGTTTCACGTATATGGGGCAAACCACAGATCCAGGCAACGGTTCTTTCAACTCCCAGACCGAAGCCGGAGTGAATTACCGAGCCGTATTTTCGTAAATCTAAATACCACTTGTACGCATCCAGAGGCAGTTTTTCCTCTTTGATTCTCTGCACCAGGTTATCATAATCGTCATCTCTTTGCGAACCGCCCACGATTTCACCATATCCTTCCGGAGCTAAAAGGTCAGAGCACAAAACCACATCCGGTCTTTGAGGATTGGGTTTCATATAAAAAGCCTTGCACTGCCTGGGATAATTGTATACGAACAAGGGCTTTTCAGATAAATTGGCCAGAATAGTCTCATCCTCTCCGCCTAAATCTGAGCCCCATTCTATCTTGCTTCCATTCTTTTTCAAGTGATCCACAGCTTCATCATACGACATCCGCTCAAAAGGTCTTCTGATCTTTTCTAATTTTGATAAATCCCTGTCCAGGGATACCAATTCTTTTTTACTTTTGTCCAGGACTCTCTGGACTACATTTTCAATAAACTCTTCCTGTAACTTCATATTATCTTCATTGTCATAAAAAGCCATCTCCGCCTCTACCATCCAGAACTCTGTCAGATGTCTCCGGGTTTTGGATTTTTCTGCCCGAAAAGTGGGACCAAAACAATACATCCTGCCAAATGCCATAGCTGCCGCCTCGTTATACAACTGCCCGGTCTGGGCTAAATAGGCTTTGCCTAAATCAAAATACTGGGTCTCAAAAAGGGTCGTCGCAGTCTCCCCTATTGCCCCTGTGAGTATAGGGGTATCGATCAGGATGAACCTTTTCTCATAGAAAAAAGTCCGCATAGCATATATAATCTCATTTCTCACCCGCATTATTGCCTGCTGGCGGCTAGAACGAAGCCAGAGGTGTCGATTATCCATTAGAAAATCCGTGCCGTGTTCCTTGGGAGTAATCGGGTAATCCTGGGCTATCTGGATAATCCTGACGTCAGTTAAAGTCAACTCATATCCACCAGGAGCTCTCTTGTCCTCCCGTACCGTTCCGTCGATTTCCAACGAGGACTCCTGGGTCAGCTTGTCATAAGTCTCAAAAACTGCATCCGGCACCTCTCCCTTGCTCATCACCGATTGAATCATTCCGGTTCCATCCCTGACCAGAAGAAAATGGATCTTTCCGCTTGATCTTTTGTTGTAAAGCCAGCCTTTGATGGTCACCTTCTGACTAACATATTTTCCTATGTCCTCGATATAACAGAAAGGCATTTAATGTTTCTCCTTCACCAGGTGATTCAAGACTGCGCTGATGACAGTAATCAATAAGGCTGCCCAGAAAGCTTTCCAGAAACTTGCGATCTCGAACCCGCCTACCATCTTGGAGATAAAAAACAGAAGAAAGGCATTGATAACCAGGATAAAAAATCCCAGACTCAGAATATTTATCGGCAGAGTGAGAAAGATCAAAATCGGACGCACGATCGCATTCAAAATCCCTAAGATCAGGGAAGCCAAAATCAGCGCCGTAAAATTTTCAATATAAATGAGATGAAAAAGATTAGCAACTATAAAAATTGCCAGAGTTAAAACGAACCAGCGAATCAGAAAATGAGACATTTTTTCCTCCTTCTTTGAAGGGAGAAAAGATCAAAGAATCAAAAGTGTTTAATATTTAATTCACATCTCTTTTTGATTTGCTATCTACATTTACGACGTCAGATAAAATGAGGAAGTGTTAAGCTTGTAAAAAATCAAATGATCAGACTAAATCCCAGTTTATCTTTTGCTGGATATTTCTACCCACCTGGCCTAAAATGGCAACCGCCAATCTGTCCTTGCGTATGAGCTCACTTGCTACCTCAATTACCTCCTCTTTTTTTGCCTGATCTATAAGTGAGATAGTCTTCTCCATGCTCATATAATCTTTTAAATAAAGCTCCAGCCGGGCAAGTCTGTTCATCCGGTTAGAGGTATTTTCCGAGCCTAATATCATGCTGCCTTTAAGCTGGTATTTGGCATTTTCCAGCTCTTTCCTGTCTAACCCCTCCTTTTTGATCCGGCGAAGCTCTCTTAAAACTTGTTCAACGGCTGGCATCACCTGTTTCTTGTCAGTTCCCAGATAAACCCCGAAAATCCCCCTGTCTTTAAAGAAATCGATAAAGGAATAAATATTGTAGACCATTCCTGATTTTTCCCTCAAATTCTGGAAAAGACGGGAGCTCATCCCACCTCCTAAGATATTAGACAAGAGCAAAGAAGCGAATCTTTTAGGGTGCCTGAATGGATAGCTCGGGAACCCGATGCAGATATGCGTCTGGGCAGATTTTCTTCTGACCACTATTTTCTCGGATAAGGCTTTTAAGGGAGGTGACTCGTGTCTTCTTTTCTGGAAATGGTTATTCAACTTAAACTTTTCCTCAACTAATCTGACCAGACGTCTGTGGCTGAGATTCCCTGAGGCCGCGACGACAATCCTGGGGTTAGTGTAATTTTCCCGCATGTAGCTCAAAAGCTGCCCTCTTTCCATTTTCTGGATAGTCTTTATGTCACCGATGATGGGTTTGCCCAGGGGATGATTTCCCCATAGTGCCTGCATCAATAGATCGAAGGCGATCTCAGACGGATTGTCCTCTAACTCCTTTATCTCCTCAGCTATAACCTTTTTCTCCTTTTTGAAATCATTCGGGTTAAAGAGCGGATTTAAAAGCAGGTCAGAAAGAACATCTAAGGCTATCTCCAGATGTTCCTCTAAGACTTTGGCATATAAACAGGTATTCTCCCTGCCGGTAAAAGCGTTAAGGTTCCCCCCTACCGATTCTAAAGCTAAGGCGATCTCCTTGGGAGATCTTTTCTTGGTTCCCTTGAAAAGCATGTGCTCAATGAAATGGGAGATGCCGTTTTCATCCTGCTCCTCATTCCTTGAGCCAACGTCGATCCAGGCGCCCAGGGAGATGGAGCGAACAGAATCGATCTTTTCGCTCACCACCCTGAGTTTGTTATCCAGAACCGTTTTCTGATATGCGACTCTCATCTTTTGAAACCTCACATCGGAACTGTCATTCTGAGCCCTACGGGCGAAGAATCTTCTTAAAGCCTAAAACAAGAGATTCTTCGTCCCCTGCGGGAACTCAGAACGACAAACTAAGTGATACTCTACCTTTTCCCCCCCTCGTTCTGAGTAAGGCAGGCTTTCCTGGAAAGTTTTATTTTCCCCTCATTGTCTATGCCGATGATTTTGACAGTGACCTCATCCCCGACATTAAGCACGTCCTCCACCCGGTTAACCCTCTTGAAATCCAGCTCGGAGATGTGAACCAGTCCGTCCTGTCCCGGAAGTACCTCTACAAAAGCTCCAAAAGCTGTTACCCGTCTCACCTTACCCAGGTAACTCTTGCCGACCTCGGGCTCCTCGGTCAGTTTCATTATCAGCTCCTGTGCCAGCTCGCCGGCTTTGGAATCTTTAGATGATATGAACACACTGCCGTCATCCTCTATATTGATCTCCGCGCCGGTCTGCTTGATTATGCTTCTGATCATCTTACCGCCTGGACCGATGATCTCCCCGATCTTATCCTGCTTCACTTTGAAGATGATGATTCGCGGAGCGTAGACCGAAAGCTCAGGTCTGGGCTGGGCGATCGTCTTTTCCATAATATCCAGAATATATACCCTGGCTTCCCTGGCTTGATGCAAAGCTTCTTGCATAATAGAAAGAGTCAATCCGGAAATTTTTATGTCCATCTGAAAAGCGGTAATCCCTTTTCTGGTTCCGGTTACTTTGAAATCCATATCTCCATAATGGTCTTCTGCTCCCAAGATGTCAGTAAGTACGACTGTCTTCTCTTCCTCTTTTATCAATCCCATAGCAATCCCCGCAACCGGGGCTTTGATGGGCACCCCTGCATCCATCAAGGACAGAGTCCCGCCGCAAACCGTAGCCATAGAGGAAGAGCCATTCGACTCCAGGATGTCTGAGACTATGCGGACAGTGTAAGGAAATACTTCTTCCTTAGGAATCACCGGTTGAATTGCCCTCTCGGCTAAAGCTCCATGCCCGATCTCCCTTCTTCCGGGACCTCTTACCGGTTTGACCTCTCCCACGCTGAAAGGCGGAAAATTATAGTGCAGCATATAGCTCTTGGTTGATTCGCCTTCTAAATCCTCAATTCTCTGTTCATCCATTTTTGATCCAAGGGTCGTTACTGCCAGACTCTGGGTCTGACCCCGGGTGAAAAGGGCTGAGCCATGCGCTCTGGGCAAAACCCCGATCTCACAGGTGATAGGCCGGATTTCATTCGGCTTTCTGCCGTCGATCCTTACGCCTTCCTTCAGGATCATTTCTCTGATATCTTTTTGCTCTAAGTCGATTAGAATAGAGGCGATCTTGGTTTCGCTTTCAGGAAATTTCTCCGCCAGCTCCTGCAGAACTGACTCTTGCATCTCATCCAGGATCTTCTGGCGTGCAACCTTGTCCAAAGTCCGATTTGCCTGCTTGATTTTCTCTATTGCTAATTTGCTTACTTCCTCCAGAAGTACGGGATCAACCGGCACTGGCTCAACCTTTGGCTTTTCTTTTCCAAATTCCTGAATTATCTCCCTTTGCAATCCTACTAACTTTTTGATCCATTTTTGACCGTAATCCAGGGCGGATATCAAATCCTCCTCTGAAATTTCCTGACATCCCCCTTCTACCATAACTATATTTTCCTCTGTTCCCGATACCACTAAATTAATATCGCTCTCCTCTATCTGGCTGAAAGTCGGATTGACCACGAAATTACCGTCTATCCTTCCGATCCTGACAGCAGCTATAGGTTCATAGAAGGGGATTTCTGAGATGCCCAGGGCTACTGAAGAGCCGAGAATCCCTAAGATGTCCGCATCGTTTTCCTGATCTGAGGAAAGAACCATCGCCATTACTTGAACCTCGTTCAGGTACCCTTCAGGAAACAAGGGACGCAACGAACGGTCGATGAGCCTGGCTGAAAGTATCTCCCTTTCAGTTGGCCTTCCTTCCCTTTTGAAAAAGCCTCCGGGTATTCTACCTGCGGCATAAGCCTTCTCCCTGTAATCCACAGTCAGTGGAAAGAAATCCTGACCTTCGATAGCTTCCTCTGTTCCCACTGCCGTAGCTAAGATCATGGTGTCAGCTAAGCGGACCAGGGCCGCTCCATCCGCCTGACGCGCCACTCTGCCTATCTGAATAGTTAGTTTTTTACCGTCTAAATCTAGTTCGTAACTTTTTTCCATTTTTACTCTCGTCCTCTGGATCCGCCTCTGGCGGATTAACCTCTTAGGTTTAATTCTTCTACTATCTCTCTATAGCTTTTAATGTCTGACTCTCGCAGATAATCCAAAAGCCTTCTCCTTTTACCCACCATTTTCAACAAACCTCTTCTTGTGCTGAAGTCCTTTTTATGGGTTTTCAGATGCTCGGTCAGCTCGTTTATCCTTTCAGTCAGCAAGGCTATCTGAACTTCTGGCGAGCCGGTATCCATCTCGTGATACCGATGCTCTTCAATCAATTTGACTTTCTTGGCTTTGTTCAAGGGCAAGTTTCCTCCTTTTTTATTTGATTAATTAATAGTTGTCTGATCTTTTTTTCATCTTCACCCAACTGGGTTTGTAGCCCTTTAAGGCTCTCAAACTTCATTTCACCCCTTATCCATTTATGCAAGTAAACTATCAACTCATCCGGTACTTCATCCTCATGACAATCAAATAAATTTATCTCCAGACTAAGACTTTCCTCCGCCAGAGTAAGTTTTCTCCCGATATACATCATCCCGTAATATTTCTTATTATCCATTTCCGCTTCTGCTCCATACACCCCTTTTTTGGGCAGAAGCTTCTTCCCTGTCACCTCTAAGTTTATGGTTGGGTAGCCGATTTCCGTTCCTATTCCTTTGCCCTTGACCGGTTTCCCTGAAATAAGATAACTATGCCCTAACATCTGACAAGCCTTGTCGAAATCTCCGGTGAGCATCTCTTTTCTAATCCTGCTACTGCTGATACGGGTTTTATCCTGCAAAATTGAAGGGACAACCTTCAGTTCAAAATCAAAAGTCCGGCTGGCTTTTTTTAGCAATTCGATTCCGCCAGAGCGCTCTTTTCCAAAAGCATGATTTTCTCCGATTATCAACTCTCCCGCTTTAAGCTTCTTGACTACGATCTCCTCTAAAAATTCTCCAGCCGTCAACCGCGAAAGCTCCTTATCAAATTTCATAACCAATATACCGGACAACTCTTTTCCTTCGGGAATATTCAGAAGAAGTTTTAATTTCTCCTCTAAAGTAGAAAGCAGCAAAGGAGAATTTTCAGGCGAGACTACCATCTGAGGATGCGGCTCATAAGTAACCAGAAGAGATTCCCTTTTTTTCTCTTTTTTCTCCTTGTAAAGCTCCTTTAGAATAGCCTGATGCCCAAAATGAACACCGTCGAATGTTCCCAGGGTGACTACCGGCTTTCCCCAGGGCTCCAGTTCAGTCAAGTCGTAAAATATCTTCATTTCGAAAGGACCCTTATATATTCGATAATTTTCTCTTTTTTGTCAGCCTGGGCTAACTCAGCCGAGGATTTCAGAGCTTTTCCGAGAGCTAAGATCTGGTCCAGGTTATCTTTTAGACAAAGAGTATCTCCGGGTAGAAACTCCTTCTCCATTGAAACAATATCTTTGAATTTTAGATCTGGTCCATTTTTAATACCGGAGGCTAATTTGTCAGTGACTTTTATGGCCGGCAAAGAATTTAAAGCCTCTTCCACTGACACCAGACGTTCCTGTAATTTGGAGAGACTGAACAGTTGAATTTTTTCTAAGTCCAGAGCATCCTGCAATTTAAAAGGACCTATCCTCGTACGGGTAAGGGAAGATAGATGTGCACCACATTTTAATTGGGAGCCTATGTCCTGGGCTAAGCTTCTGATATAGGTTCCTCTGGAACAGCTTATTCTCAAATCCACAAAGGGTAAAAAAAGCTTGAGGATTTCAATCGAGTTTATCCTTACCTTTCTCGGTTCTTTGGTTATCGGAGTGCCTGCACGGGCATAATCTGACAATCTCTTACCTTGAAATTTGAGAGCCGAATAGGGTGGTGGAACTTGCCAGATCTGACCTCTGAACGATTCCACTACCTTTCTTACCCGGCCCTCATCCAGATCAAAATTGCTCAAACTGGACAAGATCTTCCCCTGAAAATCATAAGTATCAGTGGATACTCCTAATCTTATCTTAGCCAGATATTCCTTATCCAGATTTTCCAAAAAATTGACGATTTTCAATGCCTTTCCCAGACAGACCAGAAGCAGACCGGAAGCAAAATTATCCAGGGTACCGCAATGGCCCATCTTTTTTATCTTCAAAACCTCTCTAAGTTCCTCCAGGGCTGAATGGGAGGTGATACCCGATCTTTTGTTGAATAAAAGTATGCCGTCCAAACTCATCTTGAAAGCTGCTCTTCTATCTTTTTTAAAATCAATTCTTTGGTCGAATTCAAATCCTGATTTACAGTGCACCCTGCTGCATTTCTATGCCCCCCGCCTCCAAAGGTCCTGGCCAGGGCTGAGACGTCAAAAGAGTTCTGCGACCTCAGACTCACTTTGGTTTTAGAATCATTTTTTTGAGTAAATAATACCCCGACCTCAGCCCCTTTTAGAAACAGGGAATAATCCACAAAACCTTCTGTATCTTCTTTCGAGACATTTAATTCCTTCAGGGTTGCTTGATCGATGACCAGGAAAGAGATTTTGCCATTTGCAAAGGTCTCCAGATTAAGCAGGAGAAAGCCCAGTAGCTTCAGGGATGCATTTGAGTTGTTATAATAAATCTGGTTATTGATCTCCTTCGGATTTGCTCCCAGGGTTATAAGTTCTGCCCCGATCCGCAGAGCTTCTGGGGTAGTATTGGAAAATCTGAACCTGCCGGTATCGGTAAGGATAGCAGCATAAAGCTGGCTGGCAGTCAGTTTATTTAGCCTGTAACCGCTATAGATCAAAAGCTCGTAGATTATCTCACCCAGAGCACAGGCTTGGGTATCTACGTAACTTATATCTCCAAAAAAAGAGTTGTCCGGGTGATGATCCAGATTGATTACCTTAGCACCTTCTTTCAGAAGCTTTTTGACCTCTCCAATCCTCTCTAAGTTTGGACATTCCAAAACAAAAATTAAATCCGCACTCCAATTAATATCCTTAGCAGAATTGAAATCCTCAATCGCTCTCTCTTCATCCAGAAAAAGATATTTTGAAGGGATTTTCCCTTGGTTGATTATCTTGACCTCTTTGCCTGAATCCCTAAGCCAGTTCCTCAATGCTAATTGAGAGCCTATAGAATCGCCATCCGGATCCAGATGGGAAGTTATCAGTATCCTCCTGGCTGTCTTTACCGATTCACTTATCTGATCAAACTTTTCCTTCATCTTCGACCTTAGGTTCTGTATGCACCTGTTTCAAGAGTTGTTCTATCCGGGCCGCCTTTTCCGTGGTATGATCATATCTGAATACGATCTGGGGTATATGTTTCAGCCTTATCCTTTTGCCTATTTCCCTCTGGATGAATCCCTTAGCCCGCTCCAGTCCTTTCTGGCTTTCCTTTCTTTCTTTCTCATCACCCAGAACCGAGTAAAAAACCTTCGCATACCGTAAGTCATCAGTCAGCTCTACGTCAGTAATGGTGATAAAACCCAATTTGGGCTCTTTTAAAATCAGCAGAACTATTTCAGAGATCTCCCTTCTGATTTGATCCCCTACCCGGGAAGACCTTTTCGGATGCATTTTACCATATCTCCATTGAATAATCCAGTACTACTATTCCACTTTCGGTCTGCAGGTGCTCCATCACCTGAGAGAGAATCTGATTGACAAATTTTCCTTGATTGGCTACTGCTGCCACCCCTAAAGTAGTCCTCTGCCACAGGTCATTATTCTCTACTTCTGCCAAAGACACGTTAAACCGGTTTCTGATCCGGTCTTTTATCCGTTTTAAGATCTGCCTTTTGCTTTTCAGGGAGCCGCTTTCCGGGAGATGAAGCTCAATAGTACAAATACCAACCACCATATTCTGGGAAATTTATTCCGCTAACTTGCGGGCTAATTCCGTTATCTGGTAAGCCTCTAATATGTCGCTAACTTTGAGGTCATTGAAATTTTCGACTTTTATGCCGCATTCAAAACCAGAGCTTACTTCTTTCACATCTTCTTTGAATCTTTTCAGAGACGAGATATTCCCCTCATATATGCTTATCCCTTCCCGGATTATCCTTACATGGTCTGCTCTTTTAATGCTACCGGACTGAACATATATTCCGGCAACCTGACCAACTTTGGAGATTTTGAAAACGTTCCTCACCTCCGAGACGCCGGAGATCTGCTCCTGTTTTTCCGGCTCCAGGAGCCCTTCCAACAAGCTTTTTATCTCTTTTTCCGCATCATAGATTATGTCATATAGTTTGATTACCACTTTTTCCCTTTGGGCTATCTCCCTGGCCCTGAAATCCGGGTGAACGTGAAAACCGATGATTACCGCCTTTGAAGCCATAGCCAAGAGGACATCGCTTTCATTTATGGCTCCAATGCCCGTGTGAATCACTCTTAGTTTGACCTCTTGTGCCGGGATTCTCTCCAGGGTGTCGGTAAGAGCTTCAACTGAACCGTCTACATCTCCTTTAATGATTAACTTTAACTCTTTGACTTTACCTTCTGCTATCTGGTCGTATATCGAGCCCAATGCCGCCCTTTCTAATGATCTGTATTCTTGCTCTCGTTTAAGCCTTGCCCTCCTGCTGCTTATCTCCCTGGCTTCCTGCTCGGTTTCGGTCACCATAAATGAGTCCCCGGCTTGAGGAACTCCAGATGAGCCCAGGACCTGAACCGGAGCCGAAGGTCCTGCTTCCTTCAGAGAGTTACCCCTCTCGTCCAGCATTGCCCTCACCCTTCCAGAATGGGATCCGGTGACAAAAATATCGCCTATTTTTAAAGTTCCTTTCTGGATTAGAACTGTGGCTATGGGACCCCTGCCGCGATCCAGTCTGGATTCTATCACTATCCCGGAAGCATTTTTAGCTGGATCAGCTTTTAGCT
It encodes:
- the asnS gene encoding asparagine--tRNA ligase, coding for MPFCYIEDIGKYVSQKVTIKGWLYNKRSSGKIHFLLVRDGTGMIQSVMSKGEVPDAVFETYDKLTQESSLEIDGTVREDKRAPGGYELTLTDVRIIQIAQDYPITPKEHGTDFLMDNRHLWLRSSRQQAIMRVRNEIIYAMRTFFYEKRFILIDTPILTGAIGETATTLFETQYFDLGKAYLAQTGQLYNEAAAMAFGRMYCFGPTFRAEKSKTRRHLTEFWMVEAEMAFYDNEDNMKLQEEFIENVVQRVLDKSKKELVSLDRDLSKLEKIRRPFERMSYDEAVDHLKKNGSKIEWGSDLGGEDETILANLSEKPLFVYNYPRQCKAFYMKPNPQRPDVVLCSDLLAPEGYGEIVGGSQRDDDYDNLVQRIKEEKLPLDAYKWYLDLRKYGSVIHSGFGLGVERTVAWICGLPHIRETIPFPRMIYRLYP
- a CDS encoding phage holin family protein, translated to MSHFLIRWFVLTLAIFIVANLFHLIYIENFTALILASLILGILNAIVRPILIFLTLPINILSLGFFILVINAFLLFFISKMVGGFEIASFWKAFWAALLITVISAVLNHLVKEKH
- the rbfA gene encoding 30S ribosome-binding factor RbfA → MHPKRSSRVGDQIRREISEIVLLILKEPKLGFITITDVELTDDLRYAKVFYSVLGDEKERKESQKGLERAKGFIQREIGKRIRLKHIPQIVFRYDHTTEKAARIEQLLKQVHTEPKVEDEGKV
- a CDS encoding bifunctional riboflavin kinase/FAD synthetase → MKIFYDLTELEPWGKPVVTLGTFDGVHFGHQAILKELYKEKKEKKRESLLVTYEPHPQMVVSPENSPLLLSTLEEKLKLLLNIPEGKELSGILVMKFDKELSRLTAGEFLEEIVVKKLKAGELIIGENHAFGKERSGGIELLKKASRTFDFELKVVPSILQDKTRISSSRIRKEMLTGDFDKACQMLGHSYLISGKPVKGKGIGTEIGYPTINLEVTGKKLLPKKGVYGAEAEMDNKKYYGMMYIGRKLTLAEESLSLEINLFDCHEDEVPDELIVYLHKWIRGEMKFESLKGLQTQLGEDEKKIRQLLINQIKKEETCP
- a CDS encoding DUF503 domain-containing protein; the encoded protein is MVVGICTIELHLPESGSLKSKRQILKRIKDRIRNRFNVSLAEVENNDLWQRTTLGVAAVANQGKFVNQILSQVMEHLQTESGIVVLDYSMEIW
- a CDS encoding polyribonucleotide nucleotidyltransferase, which produces MEKSYELDLDGKKLTIQIGRVARQADGAALVRLADTMILATAVGTEEAIEGQDFFPLTVDYREKAYAAGRIPGGFFKREGRPTEREILSARLIDRSLRPLFPEGYLNEVQVMAMVLSSDQENDADILGILGSSVALGISEIPFYEPIAAVRIGRIDGNFVVNPTFSQIEESDINLVVSGTEENIVMVEGGCQEISEEDLISALDYGQKWIKKLVGLQREIIQEFGKEKPKVEPVPVDPVLLEEVSKLAIEKIKQANRTLDKVARQKILDEMQESVLQELAEKFPESETKIASILIDLEQKDIREMILKEGVRIDGRKPNEIRPITCEIGVLPRAHGSALFTRGQTQSLAVTTLGSKMDEQRIEDLEGESTKSYMLHYNFPPFSVGEVKPVRGPGRREIGHGALAERAIQPVIPKEEVFPYTVRIVSDILESNGSSSMATVCGGTLSLMDAGVPIKAPVAGIAMGLIKEEEKTVVLTDILGAEDHYGDMDFKVTGTRKGITAFQMDIKISGLTLSIMQEALHQAREARVYILDIMEKTIAQPRPELSVYAPRIIIFKVKQDKIGEIIGPGGKMIRSIIKQTGAEINIEDDGSVFISSKDSKAGELAQELIMKLTEEPEVGKSYLGKVRRVTAFGAFVEVLPGQDGLVHISELDFKRVNRVEDVLNVGDEVTVKIIGIDNEGKIKLSRKACLTQNEGGKR
- the truB gene encoding tRNA pseudouridine(55) synthase TruB, whose amino-acid sequence is MSLDGILLFNKRSGITSHSALEELREVLKIKKMGHCGTLDNFASGLLLVCLGKALKIVNFLENLDKEYLAKIRLGVSTDTYDFQGKILSSLSNFDLDEGRVRKVVESFRGQIWQVPPPYSALKFQGKRLSDYARAGTPITKEPRKVRINSIEILKLFLPFVDLRISCSRGTYIRSLAQDIGSQLKCGAHLSSLTRTRIGPFKLQDALDLEKIQLFSLSKLQERLVSVEEALNSLPAIKVTDKLASGIKNGPDLKFKDIVSMEKEFLPGDTLCLKDNLDQILALGKALKSSAELAQADKKEKIIEYIRVLSK
- a CDS encoding bifunctional oligoribonuclease/PAP phosphatase NrnA; translated protein: MKEKFDQISESVKTARRILITSHLDPDGDSIGSQLALRNWLRDSGKEVKIINQGKIPSKYLFLDEERAIEDFNSAKDINWSADLIFVLECPNLERIGEVKKLLKEGAKVINLDHHPDNSFFGDISYVDTQACALGEIIYELLIYSGYRLNKLTASQLYAAILTDTGRFRFSNTTPEALRIGAELITLGANPKEINNQIYYNNSNASLKLLGFLLLNLETFANGKISFLVIDQATLKELNVSKEDTEGFVDYSLFLKGAEVGVLFTQKNDSKTKVSLRSQNSFDVSALARTFGGGGHRNAAGCTVNQDLNSTKELILKKIEEQLSR
- the rpsO gene encoding 30S ribosomal protein S15 translates to MPLNKAKKVKLIEEHRYHEMDTGSPEVQIALLTERINELTEHLKTHKKDFSTRRGLLKMVGKRRRLLDYLRESDIKSYREIVEELNLRG
- a CDS encoding insulinase family protein gives rise to the protein MRVAYQKTVLDNKLRVVSEKIDSVRSISLGAWIDVGSRNEEQDENGISHFIEHMLFKGTKKRSPKEIALALESVGGNLNAFTGRENTCLYAKVLEEHLEIALDVLSDLLLNPLFNPNDFKKEKKVIAEEIKELEDNPSEIAFDLLMQALWGNHPLGKPIIGDIKTIQKMERGQLLSYMRENYTNPRIVVAASGNLSHRRLVRLVEEKFKLNNHFQKRRHESPPLKALSEKIVVRRKSAQTHICIGFPSYPFRHPKRFASLLLSNILGGGMSSRLFQNLREKSGMVYNIYSFIDFFKDRGIFGVYLGTDKKQVMPAVEQVLRELRRIKKEGLDRKELENAKYQLKGSMILGSENTSNRMNRLARLELYLKDYMSMEKTISLIDQAKKEEVIEVASELIRKDRLAVAILGQVGRNIQQKINWDLV